Proteins encoded together in one Halalkaliarchaeum sp. AArc-CO window:
- a CDS encoding acyl-CoA thioesterase has protein sequence MPTLLDTYLENRSRIQPNHTNNYGMAHGGNVMKWMDEVGAMSAMRFAGQTCVTASIEGMDFEKPVPQGDTVLIHSYVYAAGRTSVRVRLQAYREHPRTGEIERTTESYFVFVAIDEDRTPVSVPELAVKTEKGRRLRDEAIEGESHH, from the coding sequence ATGCCCACGCTGCTCGACACGTACCTCGAAAACCGATCGCGCATCCAGCCGAACCACACGAACAACTACGGAATGGCCCACGGGGGCAACGTGATGAAGTGGATGGACGAGGTCGGTGCGATGTCGGCGATGCGGTTCGCCGGGCAGACGTGTGTCACCGCCAGTATCGAGGGAATGGACTTCGAGAAGCCGGTCCCGCAGGGCGACACTGTCCTCATCCACTCGTACGTCTACGCCGCCGGCCGGACGAGCGTCCGGGTCCGGCTACAGGCGTACCGCGAACATCCTCGAACCGGCGAGATAGAACGCACTACCGAATCCTACTTCGTGTTCGTCGCGATCGACGAGGACCGAACGCCCGTCTCCGTCCCGGAGCTCGCGGTGAAGACTGAAAAGGGTCGACGGCTCCGGGATGAGGCGATCGAAGGGGAATCACACCACTGA
- a CDS encoding CARDB domain-containing protein codes for MTCSKSEPYYKNLIHISLAVVVIVAFSAGSVALTDHSTAAISPSSSADVDIDSDLKNESGTIELIVQLESVGSNERNGVSIEEHRKQVHHAQEPLTAFVESQSGIELEKKFWITNAVLVSVDTEQVPLENIAAVEGVTQLHPNFEVTATDSTDPTDVRHESVDQERVTRGEHSVTLTRMSTISGGEVLTHRSVGSEDYDTVYGVEQVNAPAVWDKYGVQGEGVKVAVLDTGIDADHDDLELHTTQPGDPTYPGGWAEFDSSGNQIDDSTPHDTGSHGTHVSGTAAGGAATGTHIGVAPEADLMHGLVLPDDGGSFSQIIGGMEWAVENDADVITMSMGVDGYYSSFIDPIRTAEDNGVVVIASIGNDGEETSSSPGNEYDSVGVGASTSDKEMWDRSGGELIDTDDAWGASAPDDWPDEYVVPSVTAPGLWITSSVPGNDYETKAGTSMAAPHVAGAAALVQSTTDEHHSPDEITEALQETAWKPDDWDPEQDAKWHLETEHGIADSRYGHGIIDAKAAIDYLIEDQPSFQVDDADIDPDTILEGETVEATATIENVGDTEGDFEVEFRITDEDTQTLDTETVTLDAGESTSVTLSGTVDDAGTYEADVSGEPAGTLTVEAPAALEVTDSTLVDETILEGESAEIEATVENHGDREGELTVELEADGAVRNSTTISLHGGETGTVTFHETFAEPGDYEITVNGVTAGILTVEEATPEFQVTHATLDTDTILEGDAAEATATIENTGDAEGDFDAEFRITDGDGQTITLDSTTVTLAPGESQTVALSGTVTDAGSYDADVSDEPAGELTVDRPPVFDLADGSLEELEIVLGESVTVEATVENVGDRDGTFTAELLVDGVQKDTTDVDVIAGETEPVSFTYEPTEAGEEDLVIEGEDGDGDRIGTTAGSLTVLAPAEFEVRDPTVEDTEIFEGETTAATATIENVGEAEGTFTVELTADDGSGAEIRNETDVTLEGGESTQVQRSDTFETAGEYAIEIGDVYAGDLTVVEPEPAEFETSNLNPSETTVLEGDSVTIEATIENVGDESGDHVATLYVDGEQSATEQLSLDGGESTTVTFAEPFDEAGDYEIGVDDATPVTLTVDRPATFEVHDPNLNETTVLEGDSVELAADVENVGDREGTFEAEFRADTRVVDEQEVTLEAGVTETVMLEATFDHAGEYDLSFSDVDAGTLSVEAPADLEVTGADLQDETILEGESVDVDAVIENQGDREGELTVELQVDGEDVTSKSVTLAGGGTTTATFTESFADAGTYEITVNGVHAGTLTVEQPATLAVTDADLSREAILEGESVDVTADVENVGDRQGTVDVSLSIDGAAERSQEITLGAGETETVTFTKPFADPGTYDVAVEGAHAGTLTVEEATSAFETRDVTLGEDPILEGESTTITATVENVGDATGDYVATLYVDGDPEATQTVPLDPGASTTVSFEQSFQQAGTYGITVDDTSETTLTVERPPIFELSAGSLDDSEIVAGEQTTITATVENVGDRDGTFTAELHVDDDEYQTTDVTLPAGESDTISFAYGPPEAGEYAIAIAGDDNDGDRTETVADSLTVLAPANLSVVDAETTESELPVGNEVTVEATVENDGDVTGELTVELELDGDGVVDERVEVAGRAAETVELAYEISEPGEYTLAVDGEPAGTLSVIDPAADVKIGPASLTTNEIEEGEEVGVNVTVENRGEYDATVDLDLRVDNRTLTTESVAVPAGGDANATLTHAFEDPGEYEMHVNDAYAGNVTVTEADSGGDSGSSGGGGGGASGGGGGGGGPPPGFGTPPSDGGEEPEPGPSVAVESTDDGSTVSVSDPSPSESVRFDLAESGEGESVSHSGLELSLGEGAEDFHLDVYTPTREPNAAPEPEGREAIGYLRVERNGIENDDIEEARFEFTVRSHELPDGAEPDDVEMLRYHDGEWQELETTHEGGDTYTAVTPGFSEFAVTAGDASDPPAASLELLETGIDEERIHVGEEAVIEATVENEDEVDGEYEAELRIDGETVETKTIEVAPGTIETVPFSIAFGEAGTYEVELGDGDEASEFEVTVEPSVNTDAAGETGSDDDPGSVDGEGAPDEESAPDEESALDEEAKSVEDVDDGDDGGERDDGDDGAPLFDLPSPLWTAGLVGMVLVAILVNLLVIGPELSRVGGDVEGSRTSTSTTSHSEFPEVTTDRGTTGAEPATPPSEFDWSGDD; via the coding sequence ATGACATGTAGTAAGAGTGAACCATATTATAAAAATTTGATACATATCTCTTTAGCCGTGGTAGTTATCGTCGCTTTCTCGGCTGGTAGTGTCGCCTTAACGGACCATTCAACAGCGGCGATCTCTCCTTCTTCATCCGCCGATGTCGATATCGATTCGGACCTCAAAAACGAATCTGGCACAATCGAACTGATTGTACAACTCGAAAGCGTCGGCAGCAATGAGCGAAACGGAGTTTCGATCGAAGAACACAGGAAGCAGGTACACCACGCCCAAGAACCACTCACAGCGTTTGTCGAGTCTCAGTCCGGTATCGAGTTAGAAAAGAAGTTTTGGATCACGAATGCGGTGCTCGTTTCTGTCGATACTGAACAAGTCCCACTCGAGAACATTGCAGCGGTCGAGGGGGTGACTCAATTACATCCTAATTTCGAAGTGACTGCAACGGATTCGACGGATCCAACGGACGTTCGCCACGAATCAGTCGATCAAGAACGGGTCACTCGTGGTGAACACAGCGTGACTCTTACCCGAATGTCCACTATTTCTGGCGGAGAGGTACTAACACACAGGTCCGTTGGATCGGAAGATTACGACACTGTTTACGGAGTCGAACAAGTTAACGCACCAGCGGTGTGGGACAAGTACGGTGTACAAGGTGAAGGTGTCAAAGTGGCAGTTCTAGATACCGGGATTGACGCAGATCACGATGACCTGGAATTGCACACCACGCAACCGGGAGACCCAACCTATCCGGGAGGATGGGCCGAGTTTGACAGCAGTGGAAATCAGATCGATGATTCGACACCGCACGACACCGGATCACATGGAACGCACGTCAGTGGTACCGCAGCCGGAGGGGCTGCAACTGGAACCCATATCGGTGTCGCTCCCGAGGCCGACCTCATGCACGGGCTCGTGCTCCCGGATGACGGGGGGAGCTTTTCACAGATAATCGGTGGGATGGAATGGGCTGTCGAAAACGACGCCGACGTCATCACTATGAGTATGGGTGTTGACGGCTATTACTCGTCGTTTATCGATCCGATCCGCACTGCTGAAGACAATGGAGTAGTCGTGATCGCATCAATCGGCAACGATGGAGAAGAGACCAGTAGTAGTCCCGGTAACGAGTACGATTCTGTCGGTGTCGGGGCGAGTACGTCCGATAAAGAGATGTGGGATCGTTCGGGTGGCGAATTGATCGATACCGACGATGCATGGGGTGCAAGTGCACCCGATGACTGGCCGGACGAGTACGTGGTTCCCTCGGTCACAGCTCCAGGATTGTGGATCACCAGCTCGGTACCCGGAAACGACTACGAGACCAAAGCAGGCACCTCCATGGCCGCCCCCCACGTCGCCGGCGCAGCCGCGCTCGTACAATCGACCACAGACGAACACCATTCCCCCGACGAGATAACAGAGGCCCTCCAGGAAACCGCCTGGAAACCCGACGACTGGGACCCTGAACAGGACGCGAAATGGCATCTGGAAACCGAACATGGGATCGCCGACTCCCGCTACGGCCACGGCATCATCGACGCCAAAGCCGCGATCGACTATCTGATTGAGGATCAGCCCTCGTTTCAGGTCGACGACGCCGACATCGATCCCGACACGATCCTCGAAGGCGAAACAGTCGAAGCGACCGCTACGATCGAAAACGTCGGCGATACCGAGGGCGACTTCGAGGTCGAGTTCCGGATCACCGACGAGGACACACAGACCCTCGACACCGAAACCGTCACGCTCGACGCTGGCGAGTCCACCTCCGTGACGCTCTCGGGGACTGTCGACGACGCCGGTACCTACGAGGCCGACGTGAGTGGCGAGCCCGCCGGAACGCTGACCGTCGAAGCGCCCGCCGCTCTCGAAGTCACGGATTCAACGCTGGTGGACGAGACGATCCTCGAGGGCGAATCTGCCGAGATCGAAGCGACCGTCGAGAACCACGGCGACCGCGAGGGCGAACTGACGGTCGAACTCGAGGCCGACGGAGCGGTCAGAAACAGCACGACCATCTCCCTCCACGGCGGCGAAACAGGCACTGTCACGTTCCACGAGACGTTTGCCGAACCGGGAGACTACGAGATCACGGTCAACGGCGTCACCGCTGGCATCCTGACCGTCGAGGAAGCCACTCCCGAGTTCCAGGTCACCCACGCGACTCTCGACACCGACACCATCCTCGAGGGCGACGCCGCCGAAGCCACGGCAACCATCGAAAACACGGGCGACGCCGAGGGCGACTTCGACGCCGAGTTCCGGATTACTGACGGGGACGGACAGACCATCACACTCGACTCGACGACCGTCACCCTCGCTCCCGGCGAGTCCCAAACCGTCGCCCTTTCTGGCACTGTCACGGATGCCGGCAGCTACGACGCCGACGTGAGCGACGAACCCGCCGGGGAACTCACCGTCGACCGACCGCCCGTCTTCGACCTCGCTGACGGCAGCCTGGAGGAGCTCGAGATCGTCCTGGGCGAATCAGTCACGGTCGAGGCGACCGTCGAGAACGTCGGCGACCGCGACGGCACCTTCACTGCCGAACTCCTCGTCGATGGGGTTCAAAAGGACACCACCGACGTCGACGTGATCGCGGGCGAAACCGAACCCGTCTCGTTCACTTATGAACCCACCGAGGCCGGCGAGGAGGACCTCGTCATCGAGGGCGAGGACGGCGATGGCGACCGGATCGGGACCACAGCCGGCAGCCTGACCGTCCTCGCGCCCGCCGAATTCGAGGTCCGCGATCCCACCGTCGAAGACACCGAGATTTTCGAGGGCGAAACGACGGCCGCGACGGCGACGATCGAGAACGTCGGCGAAGCGGAGGGTACCTTCACCGTCGAACTCACCGCCGACGACGGCTCCGGGGCCGAGATTCGCAACGAGACCGACGTCACCCTCGAGGGCGGCGAATCCACCCAGGTACAGCGTTCGGACACCTTCGAGACCGCCGGCGAGTACGCGATCGAGATCGGCGACGTATACGCCGGTGACCTCACCGTCGTCGAACCCGAGCCTGCCGAGTTCGAAACGAGCAACCTGAACCCGAGCGAAACGACGGTTCTCGAAGGCGATTCGGTCACGATCGAGGCGACGATCGAAAACGTCGGCGACGAGTCCGGCGATCACGTGGCGACCCTCTACGTCGACGGCGAGCAATCGGCCACCGAGCAGCTCTCGCTCGACGGCGGCGAGTCGACGACCGTCACCTTCGCCGAGCCGTTCGACGAGGCAGGCGACTACGAGATCGGCGTCGACGACGCCACCCCGGTCACGCTCACCGTCGACCGGCCGGCGACCTTCGAGGTCCACGACCCGAACCTGAACGAAACGACGGTCCTCGAGGGCGATTCTGTCGAACTCGCGGCCGACGTGGAGAACGTCGGCGACCGCGAGGGGACCTTCGAGGCAGAGTTCCGCGCTGACACCCGGGTCGTCGACGAGCAGGAGGTCACCCTCGAAGCCGGGGTAACCGAAACTGTCATGCTCGAGGCGACGTTCGACCACGCCGGCGAGTACGACCTCTCATTCAGCGACGTCGACGCCGGAACACTCTCCGTCGAAGCGCCCGCTGACCTGGAGGTCACCGGCGCCGACCTCCAGGACGAGACGATCCTCGAGGGCGAGTCTGTCGACGTCGACGCCGTCATCGAAAACCAGGGCGACCGCGAAGGCGAACTGACGGTCGAACTCCAGGTCGACGGCGAGGACGTGACCTCGAAGAGTGTAACCCTCGCCGGCGGCGGGACGACGACTGCGACCTTCACTGAATCGTTCGCGGACGCGGGCACGTACGAGATCACAGTCAACGGCGTCCACGCGGGTACTCTCACAGTCGAACAACCCGCGACGCTCGCTGTGACCGACGCCGACCTGAGTCGGGAGGCGATCCTCGAGGGCGAGTCAGTCGACGTGACCGCCGACGTGGAGAACGTCGGCGACCGTCAGGGGACCGTCGACGTGTCGCTTTCGATCGACGGGGCGGCCGAACGGAGCCAGGAGATTACACTCGGGGCCGGCGAAACGGAGACGGTCACCTTTACGAAACCGTTCGCCGATCCCGGAACCTACGACGTAGCCGTCGAGGGGGCCCACGCCGGAACTCTCACCGTCGAGGAGGCTACCTCCGCGTTCGAAACGCGGGACGTCACCCTGGGCGAGGATCCGATCCTCGAAGGAGAGTCGACCACGATTACGGCGACCGTCGAGAACGTCGGCGACGCGACCGGCGACTACGTCGCCACGCTGTACGTCGACGGCGACCCCGAGGCCACCCAAACCGTACCGCTCGACCCCGGCGCGTCCACGACCGTTAGCTTCGAACAGTCGTTCCAGCAGGCGGGCACCTACGGGATCACGGTCGACGACACGTCCGAAACGACCCTGACGGTCGAACGGCCCCCGATCTTCGAACTCTCCGCGGGCTCCCTGGACGACTCCGAGATCGTCGCGGGCGAGCAGACCACGATCACGGCGACCGTCGAGAACGTCGGCGACCGCGACGGCACCTTCACCGCCGAACTCCACGTCGACGACGACGAATACCAAACCACGGACGTCACTCTCCCTGCGGGCGAATCTGACACCATCTCATTCGCCTATGGACCGCCCGAGGCCGGCGAATACGCGATCGCGATCGCCGGCGACGACAACGATGGCGACCGGACCGAAACCGTCGCTGACAGCCTGACCGTCCTCGCGCCGGCGAACCTCTCCGTGGTCGACGCCGAAACCACCGAGTCCGAACTCCCGGTCGGCAACGAGGTGACTGTCGAGGCGACCGTCGAGAACGACGGCGACGTGACCGGCGAGCTGACGGTCGAGCTGGAACTCGACGGCGACGGCGTCGTCGACGAACGCGTCGAAGTGGCGGGGCGGGCCGCCGAGACGGTCGAGTTGGCTTACGAAATTTCCGAACCGGGCGAGTACACCCTTGCCGTCGACGGCGAACCCGCCGGCACATTGTCGGTGATCGACCCGGCGGCCGACGTGAAAATCGGTCCGGCTAGCCTGACGACAAACGAGATCGAGGAAGGCGAGGAAGTCGGCGTAAACGTCACCGTCGAGAACCGCGGCGAGTACGACGCCACCGTCGACCTGGATCTCCGAGTCGACAACAGAACCCTCACCACTGAATCTGTTGCCGTCCCCGCCGGCGGAGATGCGAACGCAACCCTCACGCACGCGTTCGAGGACCCCGGAGAATACGAGATGCACGTGAACGACGCCTACGCCGGAAATGTCACCGTCACGGAAGCCGACAGCGGCGGGGACAGCGGAAGCAGTGGTGGCGGTGGGGGCGGAGCCAGTGGTGGCGGTGGGGGCGGAGGCGGTCCACCGCCGGGATTCGGTACCCCCCCGAGCGACGGTGGCGAGGAACCGGAGCCCGGGCCGTCGGTCGCAGTCGAGTCCACCGACGATGGCTCAACCGTTTCGGTGAGCGATCCGTCCCCCTCGGAGTCTGTCAGGTTCGATCTCGCGGAAAGCGGCGAGGGCGAGTCAGTCAGCCACTCCGGACTCGAACTCTCGCTGGGCGAGGGCGCCGAGGACTTCCATCTCGACGTGTACACGCCCACCCGCGAGCCGAACGCGGCCCCCGAACCCGAGGGACGTGAGGCGATCGGCTACCTCCGCGTCGAGCGGAACGGGATCGAAAACGACGACATCGAGGAAGCTCGCTTCGAGTTTACGGTTCGCTCCCACGAACTCCCGGACGGTGCCGAACCCGACGACGTCGAGATGCTCCGGTACCACGACGGCGAGTGGCAGGAACTGGAGACGACTCACGAGGGGGGCGACACCTACACTGCGGTGACGCCGGGCTTCTCCGAGTTCGCGGTGACTGCGGGTGACGCCTCCGACCCTCCCGCCGCCAGCCTCGAACTGCTCGAGACAGGGATCGACGAGGAACGCATCCACGTGGGCGAGGAGGCCGTCATCGAGGCGACCGTCGAAAACGAAGACGAGGTCGACGGCGAGTACGAAGCCGAGCTCCGGATCGACGGGGAAACCGTCGAAACGAAGACGATCGAGGTCGCACCCGGTACGATAGAGACTGTTCCGTTCTCGATCGCGTTCGGCGAGGCCGGCACCTACGAGGTCGAACTCGGGGACGGAGACGAAGCGAGCGAGTTTGAAGTCACCGTCGAGCCGTCAGTGAACACGGATGCTGCAGGCGAGACGGGCTCCGACGACGATCCCGGATCAGTCGACGGCGAGGGAGCACCCGACGAGGAGAGCGCTCCCGACGAAGAGAGCGCCCTCGACGAGGAGGCGAAGTCGGTCGAGGACGTGGACGACGGTGACGACGGAGGCGAGAGGGACGATGGGGACGACGGGGCCCCCCTGTTCGACCTCCCGTCCCCGCTGTGGACGGCCGGCCTCGTGGGGATGGTCCTCGTGGCGATCCTCGTCAACCTGCTGGTCATCGGCCCGGAACTGTCACGCGTCGGAGGTGACGTCGAGGGCTCCCGGACGAGCACGTCCACCACGTCGCACTCCGAGTTTCCGGAGGTGACGACCGATCGCGGAACGACTGGCGCCGAACCGGCCACCCCGCCGTCCGAGTTCGATTGGAGCGGCGACGATTGA